From the Panulirus ornatus isolate Po-2019 chromosome 58, ASM3632096v1, whole genome shotgun sequence genome, one window contains:
- the LOC139766726 gene encoding putative nuclease HARBI1 has protein sequence MDIQSLSPQETQRILAAVLCICAVQVVYEWRRRRRTAVPHPPERLRRKDGRAGRLWSREWLTRRQLYGNYDQLLQELNKEDPEGHKNFLRIYPELFLEMVERLTPILKKEDTRMRNAQEEGLKLAVTLRHLATGNDYPSLQYSFIVSKASICRFIPIVCDAIIDSYKPEVMKCPKAPEEWKNVAQRFASKWNYFNCVGALDGKQVAIKKPRGGGSLYFNYKTFHSIVLMALSDANYKFLYIDVGTEGGAGDGGAWQMCTLARAINNNRAHFPHDTTLPNDDEPIPYHIVADDAFALKTWTMKPYSHQSQDPTERLYSYRLSRARRVVENAFGLLQMRWRIFGRTMQQDVPVCKKLTMCACVMHNLTLQHYPIDRTVVDHEDQQHDVVPGTWREESLNLMVQLMARRGLNYTRRAKAVRDYLAQYYSSDAGAVEWQERMMI, from the exons ATGGACATCCAGAGCCTCTCACCCCAGGAGACCCAGAGAATTTTGGCAGCTGTACTCTGTATTTGTGCAGTCCAGGTCGTCTACgagtggagaagaagaagacgtacTGCAGTGCCACACCCACCAGAACGATTGCGAAGAAAGGACGGCAGGGCAGGGCGGTTATGGAGTCGGGAGTGGCTGACACGGCGACAATTATATGGAAACTACGACCAGCTGCTACAAGAATTGAACAAAGAGGACCCCGAAGGACACAAGAATTTCCTACGCATCTACCCAGAATTGTTCCTGGAGATGGTTGAGAGGCTGACGCCCATTTTGAAGAAGGAGGACACTAGAATGCGGAATGCACAAGAGGAGGGACTTAAGTTGGCGGTCACCCTCCGGCACCTGGCAACTGGGAACGACTATCCAAGTCTCCAATACAGCTTCATAGTCTCCAAGGCTTCCATATGCCGGTTTATCCCGATAGTCTGCGATGCCATTATCGACAGCTACAAACCAGAAGTGATGAAGTGCCCCAAGGCACCAGAAGAATGGAAGAACGTAGCACAACGATTCGCCTCAAAGTGGAACTACTTCAATTGTGTGGGAGCCCTGGATGGGAAGCAGGTCGCAATCAAGAAACCCAGAGGTGGAGGCTCACTGTACTTCAATTACAAAACGTTTCACAGCATCGTCCTCATGGCCCTCTCCGATGCAAATTACAAGTTCTTGTACATCGACGTCGGTACAGAAGGAGGCGCTGGGGATGGAGGTGCCTGGCAGATGTGCACCCTGGCCAGGGCCATTAATAACAACCGtgcacacttccctcatgacacaaCTCTGCCCAACGACGACGAACCCATCCCCTACCACATAGTCGCCGACGATGCCTTCGCTCTCAAGACGTGGACGATGAAACCCTACTCCCACCAATCACAAGATCCCACCGAACGACTATACAGCTACAGACTATCTCGCGCTCGTCGTGTGGTGGAAAACGCATTCGGGCTGCTACAGATGAGATGGCGAATCTTCGGAAGGACGATGCAACAAGATGTCCCTGTTTGCAAGAAGCTAacgatgtgtgcatgtgtcatgCATAACCTGACACTGCAACACTACCCAATTGATCGCACCGTTGTCGACCATGAGGACCAACAACATGATGTCGTCCCTGGTACTTGGAGGGAGGAGTCACTGAACCTCATGGTACAACTCATGGCAAGAAGGGGACTGAACTACACACGGCGAGCGAAGGCAGTCAGAGATTACCTGGCCCAGTATTACTCATCGGATGCAGGCGCAGTGGAATGGCAAGAGCGAATG ATGATTTAA